The Synchiropus splendidus isolate RoL2022-P1 chromosome 1, RoL_Sspl_1.0, whole genome shotgun sequence genome includes a window with the following:
- the LOC128755006 gene encoding TRAF2 and NCK-interacting protein kinase-like isoform X3: MANDSPAKSLVDIDLASLRDPAGIFELVEVVGNGTYGQVYKGRHVKTGQLAAIKVMDVTEDEEEEIKLEINMLKKYSHHRNIATYYGAFIKKSPPGHDDQLWLVMEFCGAGSITDLVKNTKGNQLKEDWIAYISREILRGLAHLHAHHVIHRDIKGQNVLLTENAEVKLVDFGVSAQLDRTVGRRNTFIGTPYWMAPEVIACDENPDATYDYRSDLWSCGITAIEMAEGAPPLCDMHPMRALFLIPRNPPPRLKSKKWSKKFFSFIEGCLVKNYTQRPPTDQLLKHPFIRDQPNERQVRIQLKDHIDRTKKKRGEKDETEYEYSGSEEEEEDPPEQEGEPSSIVNVPGESTLRRDFIRLQQENKERSEALRRQQLLQEQQLREQEEYKRQLLAERQKRIEQQKEQRRRLEEQQRREREMRRQQEREQRRREQEDKRRIEEMDRRRKEEEERRRAEDEKRRNDREQEYIRRQLEEEQRHLEMLQEQLLREQAMLLEFKWRELEEQRKAERLHKRLQQEHVYQLSLQRDSKPPADKSKLYSDNSKPSKTSTLPPDRPQTSTSHAQVLESTSLKASCTRESSTTSDATRLKTDVSEMNDSDESSKNSLSLTLSDSNATQAEDLESDKVPEPVKHPPQPVKEADERYRKNIQGSPQTAAPPKQPPLPPRSSEPFSNGGSSEASAMHRPMEPQVQWSHLAALKSSNSATPSPPPPPPVARSQSFSESSNVTTNFAQLQLRSQDPHHHHHLHHPSPARNDPQPPLHHSQAQPRADHQAAGEEVPPKVPVRTTSRSPVLPRRESPLPSQPGGQRNAGVNVEQRPLWDRVEKLQPRPGSGSSSGSSNSSSQASPGDRFRPRCESPASSKSEGSPHQRLENVPKKTDEKNQARPTRPSDLTALAKELRAVDDAKPPNKVTDYSSSSEESGTTDEEDDEEVDQEAGEESTSGAEDSRAGRVSNGETESAKTMLVEDSESDQATTPSKDGTLVIRQSTIDIKRLVNMSSSPAGNSQPLPLGHGFQEKNGFASRIHHLPDLIQQSHHSPSSSTTMLSSSSSFPSTPSHPSPAMSPLNPLDQLIAIESQSESNSMSKHKSSSSFTPFIDPRLLQISPSSGSSLNNMAAFGQDGRLPDPLRSDPSRKGSVVNVNPVNTRPPSDTPEIRKYKKRFNSEILCAALWGVNLLVGTESGLMLLDRSGQGKVYPLINRRRIQQMDVLEGLNVLVTISGKKNKLRVYYLSWLRNKILHNDPEVEKKQGWVNVGDLEGCVHYKVVKYERIKFLVLALKNSVEVYAWAPKPYHKFMAFKSFGDLVHKPLLVDLTVEEGQRLKVIYGSCSGFHAVDVDSGAVYDIYLPTHIQTSIQCHAIIILPNTDGIELLVCYEDEGVYVNTYGRITKDVVLQWGEMPTSVAYIRSNQIMGWGEKAIEIRSVETGHLDGVFMHKRAQRLKFLCERNDKVFFASVRQGGASQVYFMTLGRTSLMSW, from the exons ggaCGACATGTCAAGACTGGACAGCTGGCTGCCATTAAAGTCATGGATGTCACAGAG gacgaagaggaggaaaTTAAACTGGAGATCAATATGCTGAAGAAGTATTCCCACCACAGAAACATCGCCACGTACTACGGTGCTTTTATTAAAAAGAGTCCTCCTGGTCATGATGACCAGCTATGG TTGGTGATGGAGTTCTGTGGAGCTGGATCCATCACCGACCTGGTGAAGAACACCAAGGGAAACCAGCTGAAAGAAGACTGGATAGCCTACATCTCCAGGGAAATCCTCAGG GGTCTGGCCCACTTACATGCCCACCACGTCATCCACCGTGACATCAAGGGACAGAACGTGCTGCTGACTGAGAACGCAGAGGTCAAATTAG TGGACTTTGGTGTTAGTGCCCAGCTGGACAGAACAGTAGGACGGAGAAACACTTTCATTGGGACACCATATTGGATGGCACCCGAGGTCATAGCTTGTGATGAGAACCCAGATGCCACATATGACTACAGA AGCGATCTGTGGTCGTGTGGTATCACTGCCATAGAAATGGCTGAAGGAGCGCCGC CACTTTGTGACATGCATCCGATGCGTGCCCTATTTCTTATTCCAAGAAACCCTCCTCCCAGGCTTAAATCAAAAAAATG GTCCAAAAAGTTCTTCAGTTTTATCGAGGGCTGTCTGGTGAAGAACTACACGCAGCGACCACCGACAGATCAGCTGCTGAAGCATCCTTTCATCCGTGATCAGCCCAATGAGAGGCAGGTCCGCATTCAGCTGAAGGACCACATTGACCgcacgaagaagaagagaggagagaaag ATGAAACGGAGTATGAGTACAGtggcagtgaggaggaggaggaggatcccCCAGAGCAGGAAGGAGAGCCCAG TTCCATTGTCAACGTTCCTGGTGAGTCTACCCTGCGCCGGGACTTCATCCGTCTGCAGCAGGAGAACAAGGAGCGATCAGAAGCTCTTCGTCGCCAGCAACttcttcaggagcagcagctgcgtGAACAAGAGGAGTACAAGAGGCAACTTCTGGCCGAGAGGCAGAAACGTATTGAGCAACAGAAAGAGCAGCGGAGACGACTAGAGGAA CAACAAAGACGTGAGCGTGAGATGAGGCGGCAACAGGAGCGAGAGCAGCGACGCCGTGAACAGGAGGACAAGAGGCGCATCGAAGAGATGGATCGAAGAcgtaaggaggaggaggagcgccgACGTGCCGAAgatgagaagagaagaaatgacCGTGAGCAG GAATACATCCGtcggcagctggaggaggagcagagacacTTGGagatgctgcaggagcagctgctgcgtgAACAGGCCATGCTGCTG GAGTTTAAGTGGcgggagctggaggagcagcgcaAGGCAGAGCGGCTTCACAAGCGCCTGCAACAGGAACACGTTTACCAGCTGTCTCTTCAGCGCGACTCCAAACCTCCTGCAGACAAGAGCAAACTCTACTCAGACAATAGCAAACCTTCAAAGACCTCGACCCTGCCCCCTGACCGACCCCAAACTTCAACCTCACACGCTCAGGTTCTTGAGAGCACTTCCCTGAAAGCAAGTTGCACTCGTGAGTCCTCCACTACCTCTGATGCCACTAGACTCAAGACTGACGTTTCAGAGATGAATGACTCTGATGAGAGCAGCAAGAACTCACTGAGTCTGACTCTGAGTGACTCTAATGCTACCCAGGCAGAGGATTTGGAGTCTGATAAAGTTCCTGAGCCTGTCAAACATCCTCCTCAGCCTGTAAAAGAG GCTGACGAGCGCTATCGTAAGAACATTCAGGGCTCCCCTCAGACCGCTGCTCCTCCCAAGCAGCCCCCTCTGCCTCCCCGCTCCTCTGAACCCTTCTCCAATGGTGGATCCTCTGAGGCATCGGCCATGCACCGGCCCATGGAGCCTCAG GTCCAGTGGTCCCACCTGGCCGCCCTAAAGAGTAGCAACAGTGCTAccccctctcctccacctcctcctccagtcgCTCGCTCTCAGTCCTTCAGCGAGTCCAGCAACGTCACCACTAACTTTGCACAGCTCCAACTGCGTTCCCAGGAcccccaccatcaccaccatcttCACCACCCATCGCCTGCACGCAATGATCCCCAACCTCCCTTGCATCACTCTCAGGCCCAACCTCGAGCTGATCACCAGGCGGCTGGTGAGGAGGTTCCGCCTAAG GTTCCTGTCAGAACAACATCCAGGTCTCCTGTTTTGCCACGGCGTGAATCCCCGCTTCCATCACAGCCTGGCGGTCAGAGAAATGCTGGAGT AAATGTGgaacagcgccccctgtgggACCGTGTTGAGAAGCTCCAACCTCGTCCAGGCAGTGGCAGCTCCTCGGGCTCCTCCAACTCCAGCTCCCAGGCCAGTCCTGGCGACAGGTTCCGGCCTCGCTGTGAGTCACCTG CTTCTTCCAAATCTGAGGGATCACCTCACCAGCGTCTGGAAAATGTCCCGAAAAAGACCGACGAGAAGAATCAAGCCCGACCAACCAGACCGTCT GACCTGACTGCACTCGCCAAGGAGCTGCGCGCTGTGGATGATGCTAAACCTCCTAATAAAGTGACCGACTACTCCTCCTCCAGTGAGGAGTCAGGCACcactgatgaagaggatgatgaggaggttGATCAGGAGGCAGGAGAAGAGTCAACCTCAGGAGCTGAGGACTCCAGAGCTGG GCGGGTGAGTAATGGTGAGACAGAGTCGGCTAAGACCATGCTGGTTGAAGACTCAGAAAGCGACCAAGCCACCACACCCTCCAAGGACGGCACACTGGTCATCAGACAG AGCACCATTGACATAAAACGACTGGTCAATATGTCCTCTTCCCCGGCTGGTAACAGCCAGCCCCTACCCCTCGGCCATGGCTTCCAAGAGAAAAACGGCTTTGCCAGCCGTATTCACCACCTACCTGACCTTATCCAGCAGAGCCACCACTCCCCATCCTCCTCCACAACCAtgctttcttcctcctcctcattcccTTCCACACCAAGCCACCCCAGCCCTGCCATGTCCCCACTCAACCCCCTGGACCAGCTCATTGCCATAGAG AGCCAGTCAGAGAGCAACTCCATGTCCAAACACAAGTCTTCCTCCTCGTTCACTCCTTTCATCGACCCACGTCTCCTCCAGATCTCTCCATCCAGTGGCAGCTCCCTCAACAACATGG CAGCATTTGGCCAGGACGGCCGTTTGCCTGACCCACTGAGGTCTGACCCATCACGCAAAGGTTCTGTCGTCAATGTGAACCCAGTAAACACACGCCCTCCAAGCGACACACCGGAGATTCGCAAGTACAAGAAGAGGTTCAACTCTGAGATCCTGTGTGCTGCTCTCTGGG GGGTGAACTTGCTCGTGGGAACAGAGAGTGGCCTGATGCTGCTGGACCGTAGTGGTCAGGGTAAAGTTTACCCGCTGATCAACCGCCGACGCATTCAACAAATGGACGTCTTGGAAGGCCTAAATGTTCTGGTGACCATATCAG GCAAAAAGAACAAGCTGCGCGTCTACTACCTGTCATGGCTTCGGAACAAGATTTTGCACAATGACCcggaggtggagaagaagcaggGCTGGGTCAACGTGGGCGACCTGGAAGGCTGCGTCCACTACAAAGTTG TCAAATATGAAAGGATCAAGTTCTTGGTGCTGGCCCTAAAGAACTCAGTGGAAGTCTACGCCTGGGCCCCGAAACCCTACCACAAGTTCATGGCCTTCAAG TCTTTTGGTGACTTGGTGCATAAGCCCCTGCTGGTGGAtctgactgtggaagaaggCCAAAGATTAAAGGTCATATACGGCTCCTGCTCTGGGTTCCATGCAGTGGATGTGGACTCTGGTGCTGTCTACGACATCTACCTACCCACACAT ATCCAAACCAGCATTCAATGCCATGCCATCATCATACTGCCCAACACAGACGGGATCGAGCTGCTGGTTTGCTACGAGGATGAGGGCGTCTATGTCAACACCTATGGCCGCATCACCAAGGATGTGGTGCTGCAGTGGGGAGAAATGCCGACATCAGTGG CCTACATTAGGTCAAACCAGATCATGGGCTGGGGTGAAAAGGCCATCGAGATCCGCTCAGTGGAGACGGGACACTTGGATGGCGTCTTCATGCATAAGAGAGCCCAGCGACTTAAGTTCCTCTGTGAGAGGAATGACAAG GTGTTCTTCGCTTCAGTGCGTCAGGGTGGTGCTAGCCAGGTCTACTTCATGACTCTCGGTCGCACCTCTCTCATGAGCTGGTAG
- the LOC128755006 gene encoding mitogen-activated protein kinase kinase kinase kinase 4-like isoform X5 — MANDSPAKSLVDIDLASLRDPAGIFELVEVVGNGTYGQVYKGRHVKTGQLAAIKVMDVTEDEEEEIKLEINMLKKYSHHRNIATYYGAFIKKSPPGHDDQLWLVMEFCGAGSITDLVKNTKGNQLKEDWIAYISREILRGLAHLHAHHVIHRDIKGQNVLLTENAEVKLVDFGVSAQLDRTVGRRNTFIGTPYWMAPEVIACDENPDATYDYRSDLWSCGITAIEMAEGAPPLCDMHPMRALFLIPRNPPPRLKSKKWSKKFFSFIEGCLVKNYTQRPPTDQLLKHPFIRDQPNERQVRIQLKDHIDRTKKKRGEKDETEYEYSGSEEEEEDPPEQEGEPSSIVNVPGESTLRRDFIRLQQENKERSEALRRQQLLQEQQLREQEEYKRQLLAERQKRIEQQKEQRRRLEEQQRREREMRRQQEREQRRREQEDKRRIEEMDRRRKEEEERRRAEDEKRRNDREQEYIRRQLEEEQRHLEMLQEQLLREQAMLLEFKWRELEEQRKAERLHKRLQQEHVYQLSLQRDSKPPADKSKLYSDNSKPSKTSTLPPDRPQTSTSHAQVLESTSLKASCTRESSTTSDATRLKTDVSEMNDSDESSKNSLSLTLSDSNATQAEDLESDKVPEPVKHPPQPVKEADERYRKNIQGSPQTAAPPKQPPLPPRSSEPFSNGGSSEASAMHRPMEPQVQWSHLAALKSSNSATPSPPPPPPVARSQSFSESSNVTTNFAQLQLRSQDPHHHHHLHHPSPARNDPQPPLHHSQAQPRADHQAAGEEVPPKVPVRTTSRSPVLPRRESPLPSQPGGQRNAGVNVEQRPLWDRVEKLQPRPGSGSSSGSSNSSSQASPGDRFRPRCESPASSKSEGSPHQRLENVPKKTDEKNQARPTRPSDLTALAKELRAVDDAKPPNKVTDYSSSSEESGTTDEEDDEEVDQEAGEESTSGAEDSRAGRVSNGETESAKTMLVEDSESDQATTPSKDGTLVIRQSQSESNSMSKHKSSSSFTPFIDPRLLQISPSSGSSLNNMAAFGQDGRLPDPLRSDPSRKGSVVNVNPVNTRPPSDTPEIRKYKKRFNSEILCAALWGVNLLVGTESGLMLLDRSGQGKVYPLINRRRIQQMDVLEGLNVLVTISGKKNKLRVYYLSWLRNKILHNDPEVEKKQGWVNVGDLEGCVHYKVVKYERIKFLVLALKNSVEVYAWAPKPYHKFMAFKSFGDLVHKPLLVDLTVEEGQRLKVIYGSCSGFHAVDVDSGAVYDIYLPTHIQTSIQCHAIIILPNTDGIELLVCYEDEGVYVNTYGRITKDVVLQWGEMPTSVAYIRSNQIMGWGEKAIEIRSVETGHLDGVFMHKRAQRLKFLCERNDKVFFASVRQGGASQVYFMTLGRTSLMSW, encoded by the exons ggaCGACATGTCAAGACTGGACAGCTGGCTGCCATTAAAGTCATGGATGTCACAGAG gacgaagaggaggaaaTTAAACTGGAGATCAATATGCTGAAGAAGTATTCCCACCACAGAAACATCGCCACGTACTACGGTGCTTTTATTAAAAAGAGTCCTCCTGGTCATGATGACCAGCTATGG TTGGTGATGGAGTTCTGTGGAGCTGGATCCATCACCGACCTGGTGAAGAACACCAAGGGAAACCAGCTGAAAGAAGACTGGATAGCCTACATCTCCAGGGAAATCCTCAGG GGTCTGGCCCACTTACATGCCCACCACGTCATCCACCGTGACATCAAGGGACAGAACGTGCTGCTGACTGAGAACGCAGAGGTCAAATTAG TGGACTTTGGTGTTAGTGCCCAGCTGGACAGAACAGTAGGACGGAGAAACACTTTCATTGGGACACCATATTGGATGGCACCCGAGGTCATAGCTTGTGATGAGAACCCAGATGCCACATATGACTACAGA AGCGATCTGTGGTCGTGTGGTATCACTGCCATAGAAATGGCTGAAGGAGCGCCGC CACTTTGTGACATGCATCCGATGCGTGCCCTATTTCTTATTCCAAGAAACCCTCCTCCCAGGCTTAAATCAAAAAAATG GTCCAAAAAGTTCTTCAGTTTTATCGAGGGCTGTCTGGTGAAGAACTACACGCAGCGACCACCGACAGATCAGCTGCTGAAGCATCCTTTCATCCGTGATCAGCCCAATGAGAGGCAGGTCCGCATTCAGCTGAAGGACCACATTGACCgcacgaagaagaagagaggagagaaag ATGAAACGGAGTATGAGTACAGtggcagtgaggaggaggaggaggatcccCCAGAGCAGGAAGGAGAGCCCAG TTCCATTGTCAACGTTCCTGGTGAGTCTACCCTGCGCCGGGACTTCATCCGTCTGCAGCAGGAGAACAAGGAGCGATCAGAAGCTCTTCGTCGCCAGCAACttcttcaggagcagcagctgcgtGAACAAGAGGAGTACAAGAGGCAACTTCTGGCCGAGAGGCAGAAACGTATTGAGCAACAGAAAGAGCAGCGGAGACGACTAGAGGAA CAACAAAGACGTGAGCGTGAGATGAGGCGGCAACAGGAGCGAGAGCAGCGACGCCGTGAACAGGAGGACAAGAGGCGCATCGAAGAGATGGATCGAAGAcgtaaggaggaggaggagcgccgACGTGCCGAAgatgagaagagaagaaatgacCGTGAGCAG GAATACATCCGtcggcagctggaggaggagcagagacacTTGGagatgctgcaggagcagctgctgcgtgAACAGGCCATGCTGCTG GAGTTTAAGTGGcgggagctggaggagcagcgcaAGGCAGAGCGGCTTCACAAGCGCCTGCAACAGGAACACGTTTACCAGCTGTCTCTTCAGCGCGACTCCAAACCTCCTGCAGACAAGAGCAAACTCTACTCAGACAATAGCAAACCTTCAAAGACCTCGACCCTGCCCCCTGACCGACCCCAAACTTCAACCTCACACGCTCAGGTTCTTGAGAGCACTTCCCTGAAAGCAAGTTGCACTCGTGAGTCCTCCACTACCTCTGATGCCACTAGACTCAAGACTGACGTTTCAGAGATGAATGACTCTGATGAGAGCAGCAAGAACTCACTGAGTCTGACTCTGAGTGACTCTAATGCTACCCAGGCAGAGGATTTGGAGTCTGATAAAGTTCCTGAGCCTGTCAAACATCCTCCTCAGCCTGTAAAAGAG GCTGACGAGCGCTATCGTAAGAACATTCAGGGCTCCCCTCAGACCGCTGCTCCTCCCAAGCAGCCCCCTCTGCCTCCCCGCTCCTCTGAACCCTTCTCCAATGGTGGATCCTCTGAGGCATCGGCCATGCACCGGCCCATGGAGCCTCAG GTCCAGTGGTCCCACCTGGCCGCCCTAAAGAGTAGCAACAGTGCTAccccctctcctccacctcctcctccagtcgCTCGCTCTCAGTCCTTCAGCGAGTCCAGCAACGTCACCACTAACTTTGCACAGCTCCAACTGCGTTCCCAGGAcccccaccatcaccaccatcttCACCACCCATCGCCTGCACGCAATGATCCCCAACCTCCCTTGCATCACTCTCAGGCCCAACCTCGAGCTGATCACCAGGCGGCTGGTGAGGAGGTTCCGCCTAAG GTTCCTGTCAGAACAACATCCAGGTCTCCTGTTTTGCCACGGCGTGAATCCCCGCTTCCATCACAGCCTGGCGGTCAGAGAAATGCTGGAGT AAATGTGgaacagcgccccctgtgggACCGTGTTGAGAAGCTCCAACCTCGTCCAGGCAGTGGCAGCTCCTCGGGCTCCTCCAACTCCAGCTCCCAGGCCAGTCCTGGCGACAGGTTCCGGCCTCGCTGTGAGTCACCTG CTTCTTCCAAATCTGAGGGATCACCTCACCAGCGTCTGGAAAATGTCCCGAAAAAGACCGACGAGAAGAATCAAGCCCGACCAACCAGACCGTCT GACCTGACTGCACTCGCCAAGGAGCTGCGCGCTGTGGATGATGCTAAACCTCCTAATAAAGTGACCGACTACTCCTCCTCCAGTGAGGAGTCAGGCACcactgatgaagaggatgatgaggaggttGATCAGGAGGCAGGAGAAGAGTCAACCTCAGGAGCTGAGGACTCCAGAGCTGG GCGGGTGAGTAATGGTGAGACAGAGTCGGCTAAGACCATGCTGGTTGAAGACTCAGAAAGCGACCAAGCCACCACACCCTCCAAGGACGGCACACTGGTCATCAGACAG AGCCAGTCAGAGAGCAACTCCATGTCCAAACACAAGTCTTCCTCCTCGTTCACTCCTTTCATCGACCCACGTCTCCTCCAGATCTCTCCATCCAGTGGCAGCTCCCTCAACAACATGG CAGCATTTGGCCAGGACGGCCGTTTGCCTGACCCACTGAGGTCTGACCCATCACGCAAAGGTTCTGTCGTCAATGTGAACCCAGTAAACACACGCCCTCCAAGCGACACACCGGAGATTCGCAAGTACAAGAAGAGGTTCAACTCTGAGATCCTGTGTGCTGCTCTCTGGG GGGTGAACTTGCTCGTGGGAACAGAGAGTGGCCTGATGCTGCTGGACCGTAGTGGTCAGGGTAAAGTTTACCCGCTGATCAACCGCCGACGCATTCAACAAATGGACGTCTTGGAAGGCCTAAATGTTCTGGTGACCATATCAG GCAAAAAGAACAAGCTGCGCGTCTACTACCTGTCATGGCTTCGGAACAAGATTTTGCACAATGACCcggaggtggagaagaagcaggGCTGGGTCAACGTGGGCGACCTGGAAGGCTGCGTCCACTACAAAGTTG TCAAATATGAAAGGATCAAGTTCTTGGTGCTGGCCCTAAAGAACTCAGTGGAAGTCTACGCCTGGGCCCCGAAACCCTACCACAAGTTCATGGCCTTCAAG TCTTTTGGTGACTTGGTGCATAAGCCCCTGCTGGTGGAtctgactgtggaagaaggCCAAAGATTAAAGGTCATATACGGCTCCTGCTCTGGGTTCCATGCAGTGGATGTGGACTCTGGTGCTGTCTACGACATCTACCTACCCACACAT ATCCAAACCAGCATTCAATGCCATGCCATCATCATACTGCCCAACACAGACGGGATCGAGCTGCTGGTTTGCTACGAGGATGAGGGCGTCTATGTCAACACCTATGGCCGCATCACCAAGGATGTGGTGCTGCAGTGGGGAGAAATGCCGACATCAGTGG CCTACATTAGGTCAAACCAGATCATGGGCTGGGGTGAAAAGGCCATCGAGATCCGCTCAGTGGAGACGGGACACTTGGATGGCGTCTTCATGCATAAGAGAGCCCAGCGACTTAAGTTCCTCTGTGAGAGGAATGACAAG GTGTTCTTCGCTTCAGTGCGTCAGGGTGGTGCTAGCCAGGTCTACTTCATGACTCTCGGTCGCACCTCTCTCATGAGCTGGTAG